In Lolium rigidum isolate FL_2022 chromosome 3, APGP_CSIRO_Lrig_0.1, whole genome shotgun sequence, the genomic window taacacTCCATATTCTGTTGACTGTAAACGTCATTTTGAATCAATAAAGCTTGGCGGTTATCTCAAAAAGAAAAACCTACCTAACCGCCATTCCCCTTCAGCTCAACTCGAAAAGAATCATCTCacaaacaaaaacgaaaaaacTCGGAAGGAGTAGATCGTTCCACTCTTTACTTTCTCCGGAATGTACCTTGTATAATCAGAAAGAGTAGATCGTCTAGCTGAAATATCCTCGCGAGCTGCCGCCCTCCACCCGCGCAATTTCCCCACCATCTCCGGCTGCCCAAGTGCCCAACTGCTGCATTTCTCACCTCTACATCTCGCTGGTAGTTCTCCGCGGCCACCCCATCCATTCCCCCCACTCGAGGTGTCCTGCTGCGAAGCGCCCGCCGCCGTCACAAATCTAGATCTTTGACGCCGCTTTCCTGACTGGATTCTGCCGTTGCCGAAGCTCCTAGCCGTCGATTCGAGCTGCGTTGGGCATCGATTTGGCTCGCCGAGCCTGCCGTCCGCCCGCTTCGATTTGCCGCAGGATTTTGCAAAGTATGCTACCGATTTACCCCGAGAGTTATTTGACCGCACGTCGTCAAGATTTAATTTGTTTGTTGTAGATGATATGATTGTAGATAGATTTGCCGTACGCTACATCCGATGAGAAATGGGATCTCGCCGAAGAAGAGGACATTGCAGTGATTTTGTGCATGATGGCATATGTGATTCCGGTGGACCTAGGTGATGACCACTTGGCAATGAGTGAGAGTCTAAGCCATCAAATATCTGAAGCCCTTTGCAGTTGTAATTTGTTAAATTTTCTAATGCTCTGCTAGGATTTTGGAGTACAACCAATCTCGCTGGTTTCCAGGTATGATTTGCTCAATTGATTGCATGCATTGCAATTGGAAGAACTGTTCTGCGGTGGCATGGACAGTTTCACACGACACCAAAAGGATTCAACTATAATTCTTGAAGCCGTTGTCGATGATGAgacttggatttggcatgctATTTTTGGGATGCCTTGCAACGATCTCAATGTCCTTCGATGATCACCAATCATGAGACAGATAGCGATGCGTGAAGGTTCAccggtggagtttgaagcaaacgACATCAAGTACAACTATTGCTACTAGCATTGCTGATGACATCTATCCAAGGTGGTGGACATTTGTGAAGCCGATTGTCCACCCCATCACTAAGAAATAAATTTATTTTCATAATGCAAAAGTGGCAAGTAGGAGGGATGTGGAGAGAGCATTTAGGAATTTGCAGGCCCAATTTGCTATTTTGAGAGGTCGGCTAGATTTTAGATTCAAGATATTCTTTAGTGTATCATGGacacttgtgtaatcatgcataacatgatcattgagaatgAGTGTGGACAAGAATTAGACCTCCTTCTATGACTTGATGAGACAAACCGTGTGTCCCAAGATGAGAGCAGAGAGGGTGATACGCCTTCTTCATTCCTAACATTACATTCGTGACAACAATGTGTATGACGATCTTCAGAAGGATCTCATCGATGAGTGGTGGTCATGGAATGGTCTACACCGCCGGTAATTTCACCTTCATATGATGATCCATTTGTGTGTTTGTATGTTGAACTATGTTTGTTTGTATGTCAATTTGAGTgctactttatttttatttatttaatatTTATTAAACTATTCGTTTAAGATTTGAAGAACTCTTTCGTTGTGATGTAATAATAAGTAGTAATACTTATTTGAATTTGTTTTTGATGTGTTTGATCTAGTTTTGATGCATATATGTTGAAATTCATGTCACTCAGTATTATATGGCGTATGGAAAACTACTCGCAGCCAGCTGCAAATTTTTGGGCATTTGTATCAGCAGCGGCCGACTGTGCACCCTAAACACCGACAACGCTCATCCTAAACGCGAAATACGGCGCCACAATTTGCCCGATGTTATCAGAGATGCTTTAAGCACCACCAGTTTTATTTGGGTCAGAGGGGATAGAACAGTCACGGAGAAAAAACGTACTATCAGTGACCGCGAGCAACAGAAAAACTAAAGCCACTAGAAGATTttactactacctctgtccataaaagcatgttaaaaatttatctaaatttagatgtagctAGACACTCTTtactgtatagatacatccaaatttccaACATCTTTTTATGAATAGAGGGAGCACTTTATTTCCTATATATTGTTCGTCCTCTATACCGCACTCGTTGAAATGTTGCAAAGTGGGTGCATAACAGACTAGCAGTATAACGACGTTATGTATCTTCCAGCATTCCAGCTAAGCTGGAATAAGACATTGTGATCCTGAAATTTTCAGAAAGCGAGAAGCCACAAGTTTGCTGAGCATGAGATTAATTCATCCAGTTACAGATGCATGCAAACCTGAACAAGACACAATAGGACAAATCTGCAGCTGCTCTGTCCATGCATCACATGATGCAAAACATTCGGACCAACAAACCAAAGATGCACCACACAGCTAACAGTGCAAGGATGATAAGACCTGGAGAACGTACTACTAGTTACCACAATAAAAGCCGAGTAGATGGTAGGAGACCTAACAACCGCAACAGAAACACTAGGCAGCTGGTTCAGTATGCCCAGCAGCCTCAAGATATGGAATCACAGCATCATTGGTGATGCTTTCAAATATGTCTGGCTCCAGGAACAGCAGCAAGCAGTCACTGATCCACTGGTTGCATGGTTCTCTAGTAATCGCATTTTCTATCAACTTCATTGCAGTAGAGGTTGTCTTGGCAGTGGCAGGCGTACCAGGAAGGATGAGCGCAAGTTTCAGGAGCAAGTAAACCAGAGGGTATGCAATGTTCTTGCCTGTCTCCACCATTCTAGCGGAAAGGCTGCTCAGCATGTCCATCTCAAGAAATCTGGTGTCAGAGCGCACATCTCTTATGAAGGCTTCAAGCTGCAGCTCAAGTGTGGTGGTGTCAGAATCGGAGAACTCGGATGGATAAAACCGAGCAAATTTCACAAGCTTGTCCTTATCAAAAGATTGGAAGGAGTTGCGTGGATTCAGGCATGATGCGAGGAGACATAACTCTGAGCTTTCCTTGGTAAAACGTCTGTCGAGCTCCTTGAGTTGTTTGTTGATAACCTTCTGGAAGAAATCAACATGGTAATAATCTAGGTAAGTCTTCGTCGTACCTTCAGCATCCTTGGATCTTCTCCGTGGTACGAATTTCTCTCCCATAGTAACCATGGGCATATCAATGTCGTTGCAGAACATGCCAACTTTATTGAGGAAAGGTGTCCATCCCTCATCCCTCATAACCTGCAGCTGCTTCCTAGCATCCTGGAGAAGTgcaacaaaattttcagcatccCAGCCTTTCCTATCCAAGGCCAGTGACAACTCATTCGTGACACTCAGGACATCTTGCATCAACAGCAACCCGAAGAAGAAGTCATAGGTCAGTCCTTGATTTATCTTGTATACCATGAATTTCACATCATCTCTGGAGACTTCCTCCACAGAGTCAAGCGCATCGCAGATTGGAGTGGTATACAAAGCAAACTTCTCGATCGCCTCGTAGTATGAACCCCAGTTTGTTTCACCGGGCTTCTGAAGATCATGATCCAGATTCACCCCTTTCTCTTGAATTAGGGTGCATAGCTTTTCAGTGAACTGAGGTGACTTCTGAATTAGATTGGACAGCACACCAAAAGTTCGGATAAGCTCAAAAAGTTCACTTTGGTCATAACAAGCAGCTACAAGATGTGAATGTAGTGGGCAGACATGAGGGTGACCATAGTACGCAGAAGCATATTTACCATCAACCATCGATGTTAGCTGGTTGAAAAATTTATCAGAATACCCTGCCAAGCCGTAGCTTTGGCCACGAACACTTTGCAAGCTCAACCCAGCTTCAGAGAGCATCGAAAGGGCTGCTGCTTTAAGATATGGAGCAGAGTCAGAGATATCAGAATCCGGCACAATCCCGAGAAGCCTCTCCACAACCTCTCCCTTGCAGTTGACATAGCGCGCAAACAGAACCATGTAGTATTTATAAGTATCAGGTGGGGAACACATATCAACAAATATCCCAAAGAAATCCCCCTGGAGTTCCTTGGCAATACCCTTCCGTGCTTCTTTGGCAAACGCATGTGCGAGATCATACTCAAAACTAGGCTTCAGCATCCGCATCCGACAAGGACCTTCACGTTGCGGTTGCTCCAAAATCGTATCCACCATGAAGCCTCCCAAGTCCACAAACATCCTGTCGGCCAGACATCTCCCTGACCCATTGTCCAGAAAAGCCAGCCCTTCTTTGAAGACAAACCTCATGAAATCAATTGCCTTATCAACGTCGAGCAGCTTAGCAGGCTGAACTTCTGGAGCCTCCTCCATCTCGACATCACTGTCATCTGATTCGTCAGAGGGAATGCCCCAATATTCGTTCAAGACCATGATACCCTGGTGTCAGACAGAACTAGTATTAGTTTGGAGCAAATCCCCACCAGAACAAAAATTATGAGAAGAAGTAGGAGACTGCAACCTACACCTTACTCTGTTTGGTAATCTACACAAAATTATTAGAATAATGAATGATGAGGAGTAATATAGGTACATGGCACATACTTTATCTTTTGCGATGACATGGGAAAACTAGTTGAAAATTGCATATTTGCCAGTAACATACGCCTAAACCGTAGAAGAATAGTTTCCTGCTGTATCATCTAGTTCAATCTGCAGATAACTTCTAGCGGTATAAAGTATCATCTCTTTTACTCACTCCCATCAGGATGGATACGGACACAAGGTACTAGAAGAACGAACGCGTATGCCTTGGTAAAATTTTGCAATGAAACAAACCTAGAAATGTTCGATGGATTTGGGGGCGCATTGAGAAACACATGATCTATACATTCAGATTCCGGGGTAAATATAACAGGTGAAGAACTACGACCACCATGGATGGATTTGGGGATGAAGAGATGCCGTTACCTTGATCTAGATGGGGAGGCGGAGAGGCGGCAACGGGCAACGAAGCGACGCGGGGCACCTTTTCGCTCTCCTCTCCCTTCGCCGCTTGCGCTTTGTAAACCTAGCAGTTCAGGTGAGCCTGTGAGTTGTGGACTTCGTGGCCTTATTTATTGACAGCCAAAATAAAACTAATCATTTTATCAAATCCACTCTCGCGCTCCAACTCCTAGTAGGCGAAAAAACTTGTTACTCCGTACACTTTTTTTTCTTCCTGAAACTATATAAATCGAGCCTTTTTATTCAAAGAATTTTGGGCCCAGAGGATTTAAATCCTATAGAGTTTTTCCTTGATTTGTATGACTgaatcccattgttgttgtttttTCCTAAGAGACCTTCAAACCTCTCTATAAATATTCTTTTCCTTTTCCTAAGGAGCCGGCCAAACTTTTGTGCGTATGAAACCAATGTTCAAAATATCAGCTGATTTATCACGAATATGTTGTGCGAATTCATTGTTCATGCTGATTTATCGGTCTACCAAGCCCTACCACCGGGGCGTCGCCTCTTCCTCAAGAGCATACCTGGTCATGGCCAGTCCGGCCTGAGGCCTGGCCCGAAAAACCGGGCCTAGGCCTGGAAATGTTGGCCCAACAGCTGGGCCGGGTCTGGGTAGCCCGAAAATGACATTTTACACTACGTCCCGGCCCGCGGCTTGACGGGTTTGGTGACTATTTGGTCGGGCTAGGCTGGGCTTGGGCATGATTTTTCAGCATTCCTCGGCTCCGCCCGGCACATGGCTAGTTATACTCAAGAGACATGATGTCATCCCCTGCATCGTGGGATTTTGTATAGCATCTCTCAAggcggctcctcggcaatgcccatcatgaggggcttagggttgatggaaggcGATGATGAAGAATCCGGGAGCGAGAGAaggcacgacgtacccaggttcacgtccccacggtggaggatcgcttcgtcctgctagcaatccactatatgaatatatatgtACAGGGGCCGCTATTGGtggagttgttgtatctagtctagttctaatctgcgggttgcgataTCTAAGCGTATCGCGTCTATGTTTTTGTTTCTGAATCTATCATCTAAGGGGTGCCCCtttctggctttatatatcaattaggctagggtttacaagagttatAGTCTATACTATTATATTGAAGTTGGTCGTAGGTCATataacgcgtttggtgaaggagattggggACATCCGGACCGTTAATCTGCACCCGTCCCACGTACCCCGTCCGATGCATTTCCTTAATTTTGTTAGCACAATCAAATCAAATCCGAAGaaaatgtttttgtttttgtgggATCAATCAAATCATTTCTTTCCTTATTTTGTTAGCACAATTAAATCCTCTCTTTCCTATTTAGTTAGAATCACCACATGTCGCCTGTATAATCTTTTTACTATTATATTACAGTCTGTACGCCATAAAAAATGTTTGATATCAAATATCAGTCCATCCAGACCGTCTAACTGATATCTAGCCATCCGTTGTCACAACATCAGGTACGATGGCATTTCAAGGAAAGTGGAATGGCCACTCCACTTTGCTTTGTTGCCGCTAATCACGTATTGGTATAAATTAATtagaaaatatttccttctctatcTCTACTAAGTATATTATACATCAATCGCTCCCTCTCTTTGTTCGGTTCCCGACTGCACTCCCCACCCGGAAATCCGGCACTAAAAACGTCTCATAATATCCtgctttttttcttttcgaaatgGGTATTACCCTGCTACTatcggaaaaccaaaactgatctcgggtgcatatgcaccctatatgtataaaacatatttcaaaaatcaaaaaaatttagGGAAAAAAATTAGCATGTAGAGAGATATGTTCTATGTGTGCGCGTAAAGTTTCACATGAAAATGACAATTTTTGtatcctgtgtaaaaaagacaaacaatgattcgagaaatagactattttagcaca contains:
- the LOC124695648 gene encoding uncharacterized protein LOC124695648 codes for the protein MVLNEYWGIPSDESDDSDVEMEEAPEVQPAKLLDVDKAIDFMRFVFKEGLAFLDNGSGRCLADRMFVDLGGFMVDTILEQPQREGPCRMRMLKPSFEYDLAHAFAKEARKGIAKELQGDFFGIFVDMCSPPDTYKYYMVLFARYVNCKGEVVERLLGIVPDSDISDSAPYLKAAALSMLSEAGLSLQSVRGQSYGLAGYSDKFFNQLTSMVDGKYASAYYGHPHVCPLHSHLVAACYDQSELFELIRTFGVLSNLIQKSPQFTEKLCTLIQEKGVNLDHDLQKPGETNWGSYYEAIEKFALYTTPICDALDSVEEVSRDDVKFMVYKINQGLTYDFFFGLLLMQDVLSVTNELSLALDRKGWDAENFVALLQDARKQLQVMRDEGWTPFLNKVGMFCNDIDMPMVTMGEKFVPRRRSKDAEGTTKTYLDYYHVDFFQKVINKQLKELDRRFTKESSELCLLASCLNPRNSFQSFDKDKLVKFARFYPSEFSDSDTTTLELQLEAFIRDVRSDTRFLEMDMLSSLSARMVETGKNIAYPLVYLLLKLALILPGTPATAKTTSTAMKLIENAITREPCNQWISDCLLLFLEPDIFESITNDAVIPYLEAAGHTEPAA